Part of the Pieris rapae chromosome 14, ilPieRapa1.1, whole genome shotgun sequence genome is shown below.
ATGCAAGAAACCTGTTCTTGACCAGAATTCTCattcaaatatgaaataaataacgaaatacctcttttgttttatttacagtatGAATATAAGTACGACGTAGAAGATCCCGAAAAGGAGTTATATTTCGGCGCGAACGAGACAGGAGACGCACAAGGCAAAGTGGTTGGCGGTTATCGAGTTCTTTTACCAGACGGTCGACTAATGGTAGTAGAATATACGGTTGAAGGGGACAGTGGATTCGTACCCAAAATCAGTTTTCAAGAAAATGCCAATCCTTTTAATAAAGCAAAGTAGATTATAGACTCAATAACACTATGACAGTATCggcttttaaaattgaaactcATTTACGAGAAGAGTAAATAACTTATCGAAactaattaatagttaattttattaagttatttataatctttgtCGCGATTTCAGTGTATCAAAACCCTTTTAAATTgtcttaacttaaaataaataaattcaatcatTTCTCAGAGGGTTTATgactaagtaatattattaggtTCCTCATGTATAACGATTTCTTCAATCAATGTTACCGGATCTGTGACTGGTAGTTTGGTCTGTCCAGAATTTAAATTGTGATAGtacattagttttatttttatgtgtacgtttaagaaataaatttttgtaccatattaaagtttgttgttttattttaaaaaacctattaaaaatattatacagccCAGATTAAACACACCATCACCAGTAGGCGAATCAAAGCCTAAAATGGCTAAACACATGTACTGTtgtaataactatattaactatatattaacatttattatattatagcagCTGTAAGAGC
Proteins encoded:
- the LOC110998031 gene encoding cuticle protein 10.9; amino-acid sequence: MMTSIKWFMCVVALVCVSVRYANSAPTPTSEEEYPPQPYEYKYDVEDPEKELYFGANETGDAQGKVVGGYRVLLPDGRLMVVEYTVEGDSGFVPKISFQENANPFNKAK